A genomic region of Chryseobacterium sp. KACC 21268 contains the following coding sequences:
- a CDS encoding response regulator transcription factor codes for MYNNSTKATRFSIAENDFYFKQFLVKMLLENPLFSIVNDCNNGNELINRLYRKQEDVFIINLFMPILSGIEAIKYIRQHNKEVPILTYSTTYQDDMAATISEIPNTYYCQKNSIIIKDILRNCILNKNSDYEEYKKEWASQEQAVKSYMDRQKKQQDELNVTEIHIIKLCYEGFSNKEIGDRISLSTRTIDTYINRLTEKLGLKSKLDLARFCVENGYYNSSI; via the coding sequence ATGTATAATAACTCTACTAAAGCAACACGATTCTCAATCGCAGAAAACGATTTTTATTTCAAGCAATTTCTCGTTAAAATGCTCTTGGAAAATCCTTTATTTTCAATCGTTAACGATTGCAATAATGGAAACGAACTTATCAACAGGCTTTACAGAAAACAGGAAGATGTATTCATCATCAACTTGTTTATGCCAATTCTAAGTGGAATCGAAGCTATAAAATACATCCGTCAGCATAACAAAGAAGTTCCAATCCTTACTTATTCTACAACATATCAAGATGATATGGCTGCCACAATCAGCGAAATCCCCAACACATATTACTGCCAGAAGAACAGCATCATCATCAAAGATATTCTTCGCAATTGTATTCTCAACAAAAATTCTGATTATGAAGAATATAAGAAGGAATGGGCTTCACAAGAACAAGCTGTGAAAAGTTATATGGATCGTCAGAAAAAACAGCAAGATGAATTAAATGTAACAGAAATTCACATTATCAAACTTTGTTATGAAGGATTTAGCAACAAGGAAATCGGCGATAGAATTAGCTTAAGCACTAGAACCATTGATACGTACATTAATAGACTAACGGAAAAATTAGGTTTGAAAAGCAAATTAGATCTTGCCAGATTTTGTGTGGAAAACGGATATTATAATTCAAGCATCTAG
- the tssO gene encoding type VI secretion system TssO: MATQGQKRLNSNDVRNGIIKFISSFVVLIAISLTTVFMFFKSSKIQQEQIQKELNEYKNILSRNELLKIKMDTIYYKMALLNTDRVQNDIFLRNSILEDLQDTRNIMGADSSRSFKQYSTLTKNIGKMTIFKNELINVTAKERNALRSLNECIGKVGKMTTQMKSNEPGGKIARRLK; encoded by the coding sequence ATGGCTACACAAGGACAAAAAAGATTGAATTCTAATGATGTTAGAAACGGAATCATAAAATTTATCTCTTCATTTGTTGTGTTGATTGCAATCAGTTTAACAACGGTTTTTATGTTTTTCAAAAGTTCTAAGATTCAGCAAGAACAAATTCAAAAAGAACTTAATGAATACAAGAATATTCTAAGCAGAAATGAACTATTGAAAATCAAAATGGACACCATCTACTATAAAATGGCTTTGCTAAACACAGATCGGGTTCAAAATGATATTTTCTTGAGAAATTCAATATTAGAAGATCTTCAAGACACTCGAAACATTATGGGCGCAGACAGCAGCAGATCTTTCAAACAATATTCGACATTGACAAAAAACATTGGAAAGATGACCATTTTTAAAAATGAACTTATCAACGTAACTGCAAAAGAGAGAAATGCTTTGAGAAGCTTAAATGAATGCATCGGAAAGGTTGGAAAAATGACAACTCAAATGAAAAGTAATGAGCCAGGCGGTAAAATAGCCAGGCGATTAAAATAA
- the tssO gene encoding type VI secretion system TssO, translated as MQAKIILSNKEKRYYFLYLLGLLFFAVLLLSVIILYRYESPFNNSDILAIQTLEEKVKFDNRQKIAQPVVDSTFNKIEKVSAENQNPLLENEIRYSINDIANIFETVNITDPRKESYKQIAQFYKMYVEDKNIAGKKNENIKIFTKQFEDCSIGFKERKNQKLQRDNALLMKNN; from the coding sequence ATGCAAGCCAAAATTATACTTTCCAACAAAGAAAAAAGATATTATTTTTTATATCTATTGGGACTACTCTTTTTCGCAGTCTTGCTTCTTTCTGTGATTATTTTGTACCGCTATGAGTCGCCATTCAATAATTCTGATATTTTGGCAATCCAGACTTTGGAAGAGAAAGTCAAGTTTGATAATCGTCAAAAAATTGCGCAACCTGTTGTCGACAGTACTTTTAATAAAATCGAAAAAGTTTCGGCTGAGAATCAAAATCCGCTGTTGGAAAACGAAATCAGATATAGCATCAATGATATTGCCAATATTTTTGAAACCGTCAATATCACAGATCCTAGAAAAGAGTCTTACAAACAGATTGCCCAATTCTATAAGATGTATGTTGAAGACAAGAATATCGCTGGCAAAAAAAATGAGAATATAAAAATTTTCACCAAACAGTTTGAAGACTGCTCCATTGGTTTCAAGGAACGTAAAAATCAAAAATTGCAAAGAGATAACGCATTACTTATGAAAAATAACTAA
- a CDS encoding PKD domain-containing protein, whose protein sequence is MNYIQKNRKNIIIVVISLLLLAAIIILWLQRKVIHSSDDIVAAVYPTSLNVGDTLTFEDKTTFGKSRKWDFGDGFNSDKNKGSHFFKKPGYYQVSVIIDNKYTKSFPVLVSGGISRPIDTIKAATRIDAPTQAMQLENVFFRADSPDAKIYTWKFGETGNIDAKEKMATYAFKNPGNYIVTLYTDIDNDPIQHMIKILPAYEELDDEVITAPTVTDIYSKINDDFKYHLQQIANGSNFNSHYNYLLNTYLCNKDNIGLTVNDKNNSFYNYCMGLQFDKNNSIQEVKTTLDTNQNCVVKVEVKQSK, encoded by the coding sequence ATGAATTACATCCAAAAAAACAGGAAGAATATTATTATCGTAGTAATAAGTCTTTTGCTTTTAGCGGCCATCATTATTTTGTGGTTACAGAGGAAAGTCATCCACAGCTCAGACGATATTGTTGCAGCCGTTTATCCAACTTCTCTCAATGTAGGCGACACATTGACTTTTGAAGATAAAACCACTTTTGGAAAATCCAGAAAATGGGATTTTGGTGATGGATTTAATTCTGATAAAAACAAAGGTTCTCATTTTTTCAAGAAACCGGGTTATTATCAAGTTTCTGTAATTATTGATAATAAATATACCAAGTCGTTTCCAGTTCTAGTATCAGGCGGTATTTCAAGACCAATTGATACTATAAAAGCTGCCACCAGAATCGATGCACCCACGCAAGCGATGCAATTGGAAAATGTATTTTTCCGCGCAGATTCTCCTGATGCGAAGATTTACACTTGGAAATTTGGAGAAACAGGAAACATAGATGCTAAGGAGAAAATGGCAACCTATGCTTTCAAAAATCCAGGAAATTATATCGTGACGTTATATACTGATATCGATAATGATCCTATACAACATATGATAAAAATCCTTCCTGCCTATGAGGAACTGGATGATGAAGTGATAACTGCGCCAACTGTGACGGATATTTACAGCAAAATCAATGACGATTTCAAATATCATCTTCAGCAAATCGCAAACGGAAGCAATTTCAATAGTCATTACAATTATCTTCTCAATACATATCTGTGCAACAAAGATAATATTGGACTGACTGTGAATGACAAGAACAACTCATTTTACAACTATTGTATGGGTTTGCAATTCGATAAAAATAATTCTATACAGGAAGTGAAAACAACTTTGGACACCAATCAAAATTGCGTTGTCAAAGTAGAAGTAAAACAAAGTAAGTAA